From the genome of Pseudomonas sp. TMP9, one region includes:
- a CDS encoding nitronate monooxygenase family protein has translation MSLPALLEQRLRLPIVAAPMFLVSNPELVLACCNNGIVGSFPALNQRESSAFKAWLEEIKAGLNTDAAPYAVNLIVHASNPRLQADLAICVEQQVPIIITSLGAVKDVVDAVHSYGGLVFHDVTTRRHAEKAAEAGVDGLIAVAAGAGGHAGTLSPFALIAEIRQFFDKTLLLAGCLNQGHEVLAAQLLGADLAYLGTRLIATQENAASAAYKQMILDAKAADIIHTPAVSGVPASFMRQSLELAGYDLKQLQNKGEINYGEKLKPLDEEAKAWKTVWSAGQGVGTIQDLPSVSQLIARLDHEYRAALTYTHSVQQRWAR, from the coding sequence ATGTCCCTGCCTGCATTGCTCGAACAACGCCTACGTCTGCCCATTGTCGCCGCTCCGATGTTTCTGGTGTCCAACCCAGAACTGGTGCTGGCCTGCTGCAACAACGGCATTGTTGGCAGTTTCCCCGCTCTAAACCAGCGCGAGAGCAGCGCCTTTAAGGCATGGTTGGAGGAAATCAAAGCAGGCTTGAACACTGATGCAGCGCCTTATGCCGTCAACCTAATCGTGCATGCGAGCAACCCACGCCTGCAGGCGGACTTGGCGATCTGCGTCGAACAGCAAGTGCCCATCATCATCACCAGCCTCGGCGCGGTGAAGGACGTAGTGGATGCCGTACACAGCTATGGCGGCTTAGTGTTCCACGATGTCACCACGCGCCGGCATGCCGAAAAAGCGGCCGAAGCCGGCGTCGATGGTTTGATCGCAGTAGCCGCCGGGGCGGGTGGGCACGCGGGGACATTGAGCCCCTTCGCACTGATTGCCGAGATCCGCCAGTTCTTCGATAAAACGCTGCTGCTGGCCGGCTGCCTGAATCAGGGGCACGAAGTGCTGGCCGCCCAACTGCTTGGTGCCGATCTCGCCTACCTGGGCACCCGCCTGATCGCCACCCAAGAAAACGCCGCTTCAGCTGCCTACAAGCAGATGATTCTCGACGCTAAAGCCGCCGATATCATTCACACCCCAGCGGTCTCCGGCGTTCCGGCAAGTTTTATGCGTCAGAGTTTGGAGCTGGCCGGTTACGACCTTAAACAGCTGCAGAACAAAGGCGAGATCAACTACGGCGAGAAACTTAAACCCCTGGATGAAGAGGCTAAAGCCTGGAAGACCGTGTGGTCGGCTGGCCAAGGGGTCGGCACTATTCAAGACCTGCCCAGCGTTAGCCAATTGATTGCCCGCCTCGACCACGAATACCGCGCGGCCCTCACATACACTCATAGCGTGCAGCAGCGCTGGGCGCGCTGA
- the hemJ gene encoding protoporphyrinogen oxidase HemJ: protein MLYLWLKALHIIAMVCWFAGLFYLPRLFVYHAMSTDEASHERFCIMERKLYRGIMWPSMIATIGLGLWLISLNASYYFSQGWMHAKLSLVALLVVYQFMCGAQLKAFARGENQRGHVFYRWFNEAPVLALLGIVILVVVRPF from the coding sequence ATGCTCTATCTATGGCTCAAAGCCCTGCACATTATCGCCATGGTCTGTTGGTTCGCCGGCCTTTTTTACCTGCCGCGCCTGTTCGTCTACCACGCCATGAGCACCGACGAAGCCAGCCATGAGCGTTTCTGCATCATGGAGCGCAAGCTCTATCGCGGGATTATGTGGCCTTCAATGATTGCAACCATCGGTCTGGGCCTATGGTTGATCAGCCTCAATGCCAGCTACTACTTCAGCCAGGGCTGGATGCACGCCAAGCTGAGCTTGGTCGCGCTGTTGGTGGTCTACCAGTTTATGTGTGGCGCTCAGCTCAAAGCCTTTGCTCGTGGCGAAAACCAACGCGGCCATGTGTTCTACCGCTGGTTCAATGAAGCGCCTGTGCTGGCGTTGCTCGGCATCGTCATCTTGGTTGTGGTTCGCCCCTTCTAA
- the argC gene encoding N-acetyl-gamma-glutamyl-phosphate reductase — protein sequence MIKVGIVGGTGYTGVELLRLLAQHPHAQVEVITSRSEAGMRVDEMYPNLRGHYDSLAFSVPDVTTLGACDVVFFATPHGVAHALAGELLAAGTKVIDLSADFRLQDADEWAKWYGQPHGAPDLLPEAVYGLPEVNREAIKHARLIAVPGCYPTAAQLALIPLLEAGLADTSQIIADCKSGVSGAGRGASVASLFSEAGESMKAYGVKGHRHLPEIRQGLRRAAGKDVGLTFVPHLTPMIRGIHATLYATVVDRSVDLQALFEARYANEPFVDVMPAGSHPETRSVRGANMCRIAVHRPQDGDLVVVLSVIDNLVKGASGQAVQNMNILFDLDERLGLSHAAMLP from the coding sequence ATGATCAAGGTCGGAATCGTCGGCGGCACGGGGTATACCGGTGTCGAGTTGTTGCGTTTATTGGCGCAGCACCCACACGCGCAGGTCGAGGTCATTACCTCGCGTTCTGAAGCAGGTATGCGTGTCGACGAGATGTACCCGAACCTTCGCGGCCATTACGACAGCCTGGCGTTTAGCGTGCCGGACGTCACCACCTTGGGCGCGTGTGATGTGGTCTTCTTCGCCACCCCGCACGGCGTGGCGCATGCCCTGGCGGGTGAGTTACTGGCGGCTGGGACTAAGGTGATCGACCTGTCAGCTGACTTTCGCCTGCAAGATGCTGATGAGTGGGCCAAGTGGTACGGCCAGCCACATGGCGCGCCGGACTTACTGCCTGAGGCGGTTTACGGCCTGCCTGAGGTGAACCGTGAGGCGATCAAGCACGCGCGTCTGATTGCCGTGCCGGGTTGCTATCCCACGGCCGCGCAGCTGGCGTTGATTCCGCTGCTGGAAGCTGGCCTTGCCGACACCTCGCAAATTATTGCCGACTGCAAGTCTGGGGTCAGCGGCGCAGGCCGTGGTGCCAGTGTTGCTTCGCTGTTTAGCGAGGCGGGCGAGAGCATGAAAGCCTATGGCGTTAAAGGCCACCGGCACCTGCCGGAAATTCGTCAGGGCCTGCGCCGGGCAGCGGGCAAGGATGTTGGCTTAACCTTCGTGCCGCACCTGACGCCAATGATTCGTGGTATTCATGCCACGCTCTACGCCACCGTGGTTGATCGTTCGGTAGACTTGCAGGCGCTCTTCGAGGCGCGTTATGCCAATGAACCCTTCGTCGACGTGATGCCCGCGGGCAGTCATCCGGAAACTCGCAGCGTGCGTGGCGCTAACATGTGCCGTATTGCCGTGCATCGGCCACAAGATGGTGATCTGGTAGTGGTGCTCTCGGTGATCGACAACTTGGTCAAGGGTGCGTCCGGCCAGGCAGTGCAAAACATGAACATCCTCTTTGACCTCGATGAGCGGCTGGGCCTTTCCCACGCAGCCATGTTGCCCTGA
- a CDS encoding DUF6776 family protein: MAGWEVRPSDPGRDRRRRLLSVLLVMCIPLAFYAGSLWQQRTQPVSVAGQSVAAQRNVQLLREVEELNQRVAVLSSAEKVSQQANEQSRLSIKLLEEQIYTQQQDLASYKGVLAPDSRREGLRIKTFELQATERPEHFRYKILLSRVGKSEKPLEGHLQVLIAGKQAGQDVTLELAALTAGLPDALAEQSVAFAFKHFQAIPEAGRFAELTLPEGFVPREIKVRAEVQGDKPLLRTFKWNQEE, from the coding sequence ATGGCTGGCTGGGAAGTTCGCCCAAGCGATCCTGGACGTGACCGCCGCCGCCGTTTGCTCAGCGTGTTGCTGGTGATGTGCATTCCGCTGGCATTTTACGCGGGCAGCTTGTGGCAGCAGCGCACGCAGCCCGTATCTGTCGCGGGGCAATCTGTCGCAGCACAGCGGAATGTGCAGTTGCTGCGCGAAGTCGAAGAGTTAAATCAGCGCGTGGCCGTACTCAGCAGTGCGGAAAAAGTCAGCCAGCAAGCCAACGAGCAGAGCCGCTTGAGCATTAAGTTGCTGGAAGAGCAGATCTACACACAGCAGCAGGATCTGGCGTCCTACAAAGGCGTGCTGGCGCCGGACAGTCGTCGCGAGGGGTTGCGCATCAAGACCTTTGAGCTGCAGGCCACGGAGAGGCCTGAGCACTTCCGCTATAAGATACTCCTTAGCCGTGTGGGTAAAAGTGAGAAGCCGCTAGAGGGCCACTTGCAAGTCTTAATCGCCGGTAAGCAGGCCGGGCAAGATGTCACGCTTGAACTGGCGGCGCTTACCGCGGGCTTGCCGGATGCCCTGGCTGAGCAGTCGGTTGCTTTCGCCTTCAAGCACTTTCAAGCCATTCCTGAAGCCGGGCGATTTGCAGAGTTGACGTTGCCTGAGGGCTTTGTCCCGCGTGAAATCAAGGTGCGTGCCGAAGTGCAGGGTGATAAACCCTTGCTGCGCACATTTAAATGGAACCAAGAGGAGTGA
- a CDS encoding polymer-forming cytoskeletal protein has product MWNKDKSRNDGQRFAGKTSLIAVGAELHGDLRFQGAVQVDGKVIGNLVASEGMVRVSAQGQVEGEIRAPHVVIDGEVIGDVHASGHLELGVRARVRGNLYYALMEMAMGAQIEGRLCRLQDEARPLELPQPLDAAQ; this is encoded by the coding sequence ATGTGGAATAAAGACAAGTCGCGCAACGACGGGCAGCGTTTCGCCGGTAAGACCAGCCTGATCGCAGTAGGGGCTGAGCTGCACGGTGATCTGCGTTTTCAAGGTGCAGTGCAGGTAGATGGAAAGGTCATCGGTAATTTAGTGGCCAGTGAGGGCATGGTGCGCGTCAGCGCGCAGGGGCAGGTTGAAGGTGAAATTCGCGCGCCGCACGTCGTCATTGATGGTGAAGTGATCGGCGATGTGCACGCCAGCGGTCACCTAGAGCTGGGTGTGCGAGCGCGGGTACGCGGCAATCTGTATTACGCACTGATGGAAATGGCCATGGGGGCGCAGATCGAGGGCCGGCTCTGCCGCTTGCAAGATGAGGCGCGGCCGTTGGAATTGCCACAGCCCTTGGACGCTGCGCAATAG
- the erpA gene encoding iron-sulfur cluster insertion protein ErpA, with protein MSVETFIPSAMQFTQGAANKVKSLVDEEGNSRLKLRVFVTGGGCSGFQYGFTFDEDTSEDDTIIEREGVSLVVDPMSFQYLAGAEVDYQEGLEGSRFVINNPNATTTCGCGSSFSI; from the coding sequence ATGAGCGTCGAAACCTTCATCCCGAGTGCTATGCAATTTACGCAGGGCGCAGCGAACAAGGTGAAGAGCCTGGTCGATGAAGAGGGCAATTCACGCCTCAAGTTGCGTGTGTTTGTGACGGGAGGCGGCTGTTCCGGCTTCCAGTACGGCTTTACCTTCGATGAAGACACCTCTGAAGATGACACCATCATCGAGCGTGAAGGTGTGAGCCTGGTGGTCGATCCGATGAGTTTTCAGTACTTGGCAGGCGCCGAGGTTGATTATCAAGAAGGTCTAGAAGGCTCGCGATTTGTCATCAACAACCCTAACGCCACTACAACCTGCGGCTGCGGCTCTTCGTTCTCGATCTAA
- a CDS encoding anhydro-N-acetylmuramic acid kinase gives MPLYCGVMSGTSLDGLDIALIEQTDTTRLLGTLYLPMPDGLRRSLLSLCAPGPDELARAAVIEQEWVALAALGINDLLTQHGIMADNVRAIGSHGQTVRHEPARGFSIQIGNPALLAELTNISVVSDFRRRDVAAGGQGAPLVPAFHDALFASPTSVCAVLNIGGFSNLSLLAPEQGVHGFDCGPGNVLLDAWIHRHQGLAYDQDGQWAASGCVQTQLLQRLMSDPYFQTQGPKSTGRELFNVAWLDQHLQNQPAIAAADVQATLLELTALSITQALNAAQQNTEMLLVCGGGAHNSTLMRRLAQLLPNSQVSPTDEHGVPADWVEAMAFAWLAHCCLEGIPTNRPSVTGAKGLRVLGAIYPA, from the coding sequence ATGCCCCTCTACTGCGGCGTGATGTCCGGCACCAGCCTAGACGGACTGGACATCGCGCTAATCGAGCAAACAGACACTACCCGCCTGCTCGGCACGCTTTATCTACCCATGCCTGACGGCTTGCGTCGCAGCCTGCTTAGCCTGTGTGCGCCCGGCCCGGATGAGCTGGCGCGTGCGGCGGTTATCGAACAAGAGTGGGTCGCGCTAGCGGCCCTGGGCATCAACGATTTACTGACGCAGCACGGCATTATGGCTGATAACGTTCGCGCCATTGGCAGCCATGGCCAGACCGTGCGCCATGAACCTGCACGCGGTTTCAGCATTCAGATCGGCAATCCCGCGCTGCTCGCCGAACTGACCAACATCAGTGTCGTTAGCGACTTTCGCCGCCGCGATGTTGCCGCCGGTGGCCAAGGTGCGCCACTGGTTCCAGCGTTCCATGATGCATTGTTTGCAAGCCCAACGAGTGTCTGCGCGGTGCTCAACATTGGCGGGTTCAGCAACCTCAGTCTGCTCGCACCAGAGCAGGGGGTGCATGGTTTTGATTGTGGACCAGGCAATGTGCTGCTGGATGCCTGGATTCATCGCCACCAAGGCTTGGCATATGACCAAGACGGTCAATGGGCCGCCAGTGGCTGTGTGCAAACGCAACTTCTGCAACGGCTGATGAGTGATCCCTACTTCCAGACCCAAGGCCCGAAGAGCACGGGTCGCGAACTGTTCAACGTCGCCTGGCTGGATCAGCACCTGCAAAACCAGCCAGCAATCGCTGCCGCTGATGTGCAGGCAACCCTGCTGGAGTTGACCGCGCTGAGCATTACCCAAGCACTTAACGCCGCGCAGCAGAACACTGAAATGCTACTGGTGTGTGGTGGCGGCGCGCACAACAGCACCCTAATGCGCCGCCTGGCGCAACTGCTGCCTAATAGCCAGGTGAGCCCAACTGATGAACACGGCGTGCCGGCCGACTGGGTCGAAGCGATGGCCTTTGCTTGGCTGGCACACTGCTGCTTGGAAGGTATACCCACCAACCGGCCGAGCGTCACTGGCGCAAAAGGACTTCGCGTTCTGGGCGCAATTTACCCTGCTTAA